A genomic region of Thermodesulfitimonas autotrophica contains the following coding sequences:
- a CDS encoding HIT family protein: MEKCIFCHLPPDAIIAANELAVAIFDKYPVNPGHTLVIPRRHYASYFEATEEEVMALHRLVTEVKKILDERYHPDGYNVGVNVGACAGQAIGHVHLHVIPRFNGDSPRPGGLRRVKKPVTPWLREDE; encoded by the coding sequence ATGGAAAAGTGTATCTTTTGCCACCTGCCGCCTGACGCCATTATCGCGGCGAACGAATTGGCGGTAGCCATATTTGACAAGTACCCGGTCAATCCCGGGCACACGCTCGTGATCCCCCGGCGTCACTACGCTTCTTATTTCGAAGCCACAGAAGAAGAAGTGATGGCGCTTCACCGGCTCGTGACAGAGGTAAAGAAAATCCTCGATGAACGGTATCATCCCGACGGCTACAATGTCGGGGTGAACGTGGGTGCTTGCGCGGGGCAAGCGATCGGCCACGTGCACCTGCACGTTATTCCGCGCTTCAACGGCGACTCACCCCGTCCCGGGGGCTTAAGACGCGTGAAAAAACCCGTCACGCCGTGGCTACGGGAAGACGAGTAA
- a CDS encoding P-II family nitrogen regulator gives MRKIEAIIRSGKLEAVKDALGRYGIHGMTVSQVMGCGLQRGRTEVYRGHEYSINLLPKVKIEVVLPDGQVEEVVRVITETARTGEIGDGKIFIYPVENAIRIRTGETGDAAV, from the coding sequence GTGCGGAAGATCGAAGCGATTATCCGTTCGGGAAAGCTCGAAGCGGTAAAGGACGCTTTGGGTCGGTACGGTATTCACGGAATGACCGTCTCCCAGGTGATGGGCTGCGGCCTGCAAAGGGGCAGGACCGAGGTTTACCGCGGCCACGAGTACAGCATTAATCTTCTGCCGAAGGTGAAGATCGAGGTGGTTCTTCCGGACGGGCAAGTGGAGGAGGTGGTGCGGGTCATCACGGAAACGGCGCGGACGGGCGAAATCGGGGACGGTAAGATTTTCATCTACCCGGTGGAAAACGCCATCCGCATCCGCACCGGGGAAACCGGCGACGCCGCCGTTTAG
- a CDS encoding ammonium transporter has protein sequence MNANLLATGINTVWVLLCAALVFFMEAGFAFLEAGFIRAKNSLNIVMKVFTDTTVGMLVFYVCGFGLMYGLDRAGLIGTNGFFLSGNLGHLKLGIPLYAYWLFQAAFAVAAASIVSGAVAERMRFAPYIIFTALLTGIIYPLAGHWVWGGGWLSRLGMLDFAGSAVVHALGGFSALAAVWVLGPRQGKYNPDGSVNVIPAHNLHLAFLGTFILWLGWFGFNPGSSLSGLDMNIARIALTTNLAAAAGGTASMLFTLAKWGKPDPSMAMNGALAGLVAITGGCAYVAPPAAVLIGLVAGVLVVVAVGFFDRLHADDPVGAIAVHGVNGTWGILAVGLFAEKGGLFYGGGFHLLGVQALGVATVALLGFAATATVFYLLKKTVGIRVSAQEELEGLDLNEHGVGAYAGLVTEPFYETVLEEPSLSVLQKSVDRITERV, from the coding sequence TTGAACGCTAATCTTTTGGCTACGGGAATCAACACGGTATGGGTGCTCCTGTGTGCGGCGTTAGTCTTTTTTATGGAGGCCGGATTCGCCTTTCTGGAAGCAGGGTTCATCCGGGCGAAGAACTCCCTCAACATCGTGATGAAGGTTTTTACCGATACGACCGTTGGGATGCTGGTCTTTTACGTCTGCGGCTTCGGGCTGATGTACGGGCTCGACCGGGCCGGACTCATCGGTACAAACGGCTTTTTCCTGAGCGGGAATCTCGGCCACCTTAAGCTTGGGATCCCCCTTTACGCCTACTGGCTCTTCCAGGCCGCCTTCGCGGTGGCGGCGGCCTCCATCGTCTCCGGTGCGGTGGCGGAGCGGATGCGGTTCGCCCCCTATATCATTTTTACGGCGCTCCTCACGGGGATCATCTACCCCTTAGCGGGGCACTGGGTATGGGGCGGCGGCTGGCTCAGCCGGCTGGGAATGCTTGACTTCGCCGGTTCGGCGGTGGTCCACGCCCTCGGCGGCTTCAGCGCCCTGGCGGCGGTCTGGGTCCTGGGGCCACGGCAGGGTAAGTACAACCCCGACGGTAGCGTAAACGTGATCCCGGCGCACAACCTGCACCTCGCCTTTTTGGGCACCTTCATCCTGTGGCTGGGCTGGTTCGGTTTCAACCCCGGCAGCTCCCTTTCGGGGCTGGATATGAATATCGCCCGGATCGCGCTTACCACTAACTTAGCGGCGGCGGCCGGGGGCACGGCGAGTATGCTTTTCACGCTGGCCAAATGGGGTAAGCCCGACCCCTCGATGGCGATGAACGGCGCCTTAGCCGGTTTGGTGGCGATCACCGGCGGGTGCGCCTACGTGGCGCCGCCCGCGGCGGTTTTAATCGGCCTCGTGGCTGGAGTATTGGTGGTGGTGGCCGTCGGTTTCTTCGACCGGCTCCACGCCGACGACCCGGTAGGCGCAATTGCGGTGCATGGAGTCAACGGTACCTGGGGCATCCTGGCCGTCGGTCTTTTCGCTGAGAAGGGCGGTCTCTTTTACGGCGGCGGTTTTCACCTTTTGGGGGTACAGGCGCTCGGCGTGGCCACGGTGGCGCTGTTAGGTTTTGCCGCAACCGCGACAGTCTTCTATCTCTTGAAGAAAACGGTGGGCATCAGGGTTTCGGCGCAGGAGGAACTCGAAGGGCTCGACCTTAACGAGCACGGCGTGGGTGCCTACGCGGGTCTGGTGACGGAACCGTTTTACGAAACGGTCCTGGAAGAGCCCTCCCTGTCGGTTTTGCAAAAAAGTGTTGACAGGATAACCGAACGAGTATAA
- a CDS encoding DUF1614 domain-containing protein, which yields MGCFLPLLFLLLLPVLFFFFYFQVAAFSLTKLGLSPQGAVLFFSLCLIGGIINIPVSRQPIIVEEGPIFGLPFFFYYPPRVREQVIAVNLGGAILPGLFSLYLLGRAPLLATLMATVVVAAVAKGLARPVPGVGIILPAFIPPLVAAVAALLLSRDNPAPVAYISGVWGTLLGADILNWSRFREMGALVLSIGGAGVFDGIFLVGIVAALLT from the coding sequence GTGGGCTGTTTTCTACCCCTTCTATTTCTCCTGTTGCTCCCGGTCCTCTTCTTTTTCTTCTACTTCCAGGTGGCCGCTTTTTCCCTCACCAAGCTTGGGCTTTCCCCGCAGGGAGCGGTGCTTTTCTTCAGCCTTTGTCTCATCGGCGGGATAATCAACATCCCTGTTTCCCGGCAGCCGATCATCGTTGAAGAAGGGCCAATTTTCGGACTCCCGTTTTTCTTTTATTACCCGCCGCGCGTGCGGGAGCAGGTAATCGCGGTGAACTTAGGCGGCGCCATCCTTCCCGGACTCTTCAGCCTATATCTCCTGGGCCGGGCCCCGCTTTTGGCTACGTTGATGGCTACTGTGGTCGTGGCCGCTGTAGCCAAAGGCTTAGCCCGCCCGGTACCTGGAGTAGGTATCATCTTGCCGGCATTCATCCCGCCCCTTGTGGCCGCCGTGGCCGCGCTTCTCCTATCCCGGGACAACCCGGCACCGGTGGCCTACATTTCCGGCGTCTGGGGTACACTTCTCGGTGCCGACATCTTGAACTGGTCCCGCTTCCGCGAGATGGGCGCGCTGGTCCTCAGTATCGGCGGGGCGGGCGTTTTTGACGGCATTTTTCTGGTAGGCATCGTTGCCGCCCTTTTAACCTGA
- a CDS encoding PRK06851 family protein translates to MKQGKLRQMFPGGNTAAGFYSYYDQIIGPDATRIFIIKGGPGTGKSTFIRKIGEEMLARGFDVEFMCSSSDNGSLTGVVIPAIRVALIDGTAPHGVEPKNPGAVDEIVHLGDFWDEAKLRAHKEEILATNRRISRLFGIAYAQLREAAVIRDELESYISVSMDFVKVNEVLRETARAIFKGAPVQHEHFPQVRRLFASAISPDGVVHHLETLLQDLKTLYVIQGPPGSGRSTFLARLVEAAVIRGLGTEVFHCAFLPREIDLFIIPDLKVAVLKEVPEVGFVPPEQLAVRRVNLEGYSQPRRLTAYAAEIAHARRRFSEALGRAVHYLHQAKLTHDYLEEFYTGAMDFARVEARRQEILNRIFRYAAENET, encoded by the coding sequence GTGAAACAGGGAAAACTGCGCCAGATGTTTCCAGGAGGCAATACGGCGGCCGGTTTTTACTCTTACTACGACCAGATCATCGGCCCGGACGCCACGCGCATCTTCATAATCAAGGGCGGGCCTGGGACCGGCAAGTCAACCTTTATACGGAAAATCGGGGAAGAGATGTTGGCACGCGGGTTCGACGTTGAATTCATGTGCTCTTCGTCCGATAACGGATCGCTTACTGGCGTGGTTATCCCGGCAATCCGGGTGGCCCTCATCGACGGTACGGCGCCGCATGGCGTCGAGCCAAAGAACCCGGGTGCGGTAGACGAGATCGTTCATCTGGGTGATTTCTGGGATGAGGCCAAGCTGCGGGCGCATAAGGAGGAGATTCTCGCGACCAACCGGCGGATAAGCCGGCTTTTCGGGATTGCCTACGCGCAGCTACGGGAGGCGGCGGTCATCAGGGACGAGCTCGAAAGCTATATCAGCGTAAGTATGGATTTCGTTAAAGTGAACGAGGTTTTGCGGGAGACGGCGCGGGCGATTTTCAAAGGCGCACCCGTCCAGCACGAGCATTTCCCGCAGGTGCGGCGGCTCTTTGCGTCGGCCATCTCTCCCGATGGCGTGGTTCACCATCTGGAGACGCTGCTTCAGGACCTAAAGACGCTCTATGTAATTCAGGGACCGCCCGGATCGGGCCGGAGCACCTTCCTGGCGCGGCTGGTGGAGGCGGCCGTGATCCGCGGTCTGGGTACGGAGGTTTTTCACTGCGCTTTTCTACCGCGAGAAATCGACCTTTTCATCATCCCTGATCTTAAGGTTGCGGTGCTGAAGGAGGTTCCGGAGGTGGGCTTTGTGCCGCCGGAGCAGTTGGCGGTGCGAAGGGTAAACCTTGAGGGATATTCCCAGCCCCGGCGCCTTACCGCCTACGCAGCCGAAATAGCCCACGCCCGGCGCCGCTTCAGCGAGGCGCTGGGACGTGCCGTCCACTATCTGCACCAGGCGAAGCTCACCCATGATTATTTAGAGGAGTTTTATACCGGGGCGATGGACTTCGCGCGGGTTGAAGCGCGGCGCCAGGAGATCCTGAACCGGATTTTCCGTTACGCCGCGGAAAACGAGACGTAA
- the asnB gene encoding asparagine synthase (glutamine-hydrolyzing), which translates to MCGICGWVDWEEDLTCQKQIVEAMSRTLSPRGPDAAGTWLSPRAAIAHRRLVVVDPVGGGQPMIRSRGDRKYVITYNGELYNTPDLQRELKARGYSFQGYSDTEALLFAFMEWGPDCLERLNGIFAFAVWDEEEESLFLARDRLGVKPLFYTRRGSAFLFASELKALLAHPLVEPAVDAEGLAEVFLMGPGRTPGHGVFRGIEELKPGHWLRYDRQGTTVRRYWALESRPHTDDFKTTTAKVRWLLEDTVARQLVADVPVCTLLSGGIDSSAVTAFAAAFFRRKGRGPVRTYSVDYVGNEDHFQPTEFEPSADGPWAQRMAAYLGTEHRVVRIGVTELADALTPAVHARDLPGMADVDSSLYLFSRAIRTRDTVALSGEAADEIFGGYPWFRREEDIWASTFPWMRNLELRVGLLSPEVARYIRPQEYISARYQEALAEVPRLPGEDPNAARRREISYLSITRFMPVLLDRKDRMSMAFGLEVRVPYCDHRLVEYVWNIPWEMKFCNQTEKAVLRHALRGVLPDEVLWRRKSPYPKTHNPAYTAIVRKRLRRILDDPGSPLRPLLNLSAVRALATTGGMASGIPWFGQLMTGPQLMAYLIQVDVWLRAYRVVIQ; encoded by the coding sequence ATGTGCGGGATATGCGGCTGGGTTGACTGGGAAGAGGACCTGACGTGTCAGAAACAGATCGTCGAAGCAATGAGCCGGACCCTCTCCCCACGGGGTCCCGACGCTGCGGGAACGTGGCTTTCACCGCGGGCGGCTATTGCTCACCGGCGCCTGGTTGTCGTTGACCCGGTAGGCGGGGGCCAGCCAATGATCCGCAGCCGGGGTGACCGGAAATACGTGATTACTTACAACGGGGAACTTTACAACACGCCCGATTTACAGCGAGAACTCAAGGCACGCGGTTACAGCTTTCAGGGTTACTCCGATACCGAGGCTCTGCTCTTCGCTTTTATGGAATGGGGGCCGGACTGCCTTGAGCGCCTTAACGGTATTTTCGCCTTCGCTGTTTGGGACGAAGAGGAGGAGAGCCTTTTTCTGGCGCGGGACCGCTTGGGCGTCAAACCGCTCTTCTACACCCGGCGGGGGAGCGCTTTTCTGTTTGCTTCGGAGCTCAAGGCGCTACTCGCTCATCCTTTAGTTGAGCCGGCAGTAGATGCCGAAGGGCTGGCGGAGGTCTTTCTTATGGGGCCAGGACGGACGCCGGGGCACGGGGTTTTCCGGGGTATTGAGGAGCTAAAACCCGGGCACTGGCTCCGTTACGACCGGCAGGGGACTACGGTGCGCCGGTACTGGGCGCTTGAAAGCCGGCCGCACACCGATGACTTCAAGACTACAACAGCCAAGGTCCGCTGGCTCCTTGAAGATACTGTCGCGCGGCAATTGGTAGCGGACGTGCCGGTCTGCACCCTGCTTTCGGGGGGGATAGATTCCAGTGCCGTGACTGCTTTTGCTGCGGCCTTCTTTCGGAGGAAGGGGCGGGGACCGGTTCGCACCTATTCGGTAGACTATGTGGGCAACGAAGACCACTTCCAACCCACCGAGTTTGAACCCAGCGCCGACGGGCCTTGGGCCCAGCGCATGGCGGCCTACCTCGGCACTGAGCACCGGGTGGTAAGGATTGGCGTCACAGAGTTGGCCGATGCGCTAACGCCGGCCGTGCATGCCCGCGACCTGCCGGGAATGGCTGATGTCGATTCCTCGCTTTACCTTTTCTCCCGCGCGATTAGAACACGGGATACCGTTGCTCTTTCGGGTGAGGCGGCAGACGAAATCTTTGGCGGCTACCCCTGGTTCCGCCGCGAAGAAGATATCTGGGCTTCTACATTCCCCTGGATGCGGAACCTTGAGTTAAGGGTAGGTTTGTTATCGCCCGAGGTAGCCCGCTATATCCGCCCGCAAGAATATATTTCGGCCCGCTACCAGGAAGCCCTGGCGGAGGTGCCCCGGCTTCCGGGCGAAGACCCCAACGCCGCTCGCCGCCGCGAAATCTCTTACCTGAGTATTACCCGGTTTATGCCCGTTTTACTGGACCGGAAAGACAGAATGAGCATGGCTTTTGGCCTCGAAGTGCGGGTACCGTACTGCGACCACCGGCTGGTGGAGTACGTGTGGAATATTCCGTGGGAGATGAAATTCTGTAACCAAACCGAAAAGGCTGTTTTGCGCCACGCGCTACGCGGGGTTCTGCCTGATGAGGTGTTGTGGCGGCGCAAGAGCCCTTACCCCAAAACGCATAACCCGGCTTACACGGCCATAGTGCGGAAGCGACTGCGCCGCATCTTAGACGATCCTGGTTCGCCACTGCGGCCGCTTCTTAATTTGTCTGCCGTGCGGGCTCTCGCTACAACGGGTGGTATGGCCAGCGGTATTCCCTGGTTCGGACAGTTGATGACCGGCCCGCAACTTATGGCCTATCTTATACAGGTGGACGTGTGGCTGCGGGCGTACCGCGTTGTGATTCAGTAA
- a CDS encoding ANTAR domain-containing response regulator: MTVMLICSNKALRQRLQDLFRAWGWVVVGETRTGPEALRLVRARQPDLIVVDDELAEMNLSQLMDVISQDRLAPVLLLLSPANRWGEELLKSQAVLAAVSKPPNETDLYLAALLAEANFAKFAALEQEITRLQDQLQSRKLVERAKGILMETLGLSEQEAYRKMQRESMERRTSMRTIAEAIITAQKFYQNRGKKQE, translated from the coding sequence ATGACCGTGATGCTGATTTGCAGCAATAAGGCTTTGCGCCAGCGCCTCCAGGATCTCTTCCGCGCCTGGGGCTGGGTGGTCGTCGGCGAGACGAGAACCGGGCCAGAAGCGCTCCGGCTCGTTCGGGCGCGACAGCCTGATTTGATTGTGGTGGACGACGAGCTTGCGGAGATGAACCTTTCTCAACTGATGGACGTCATCAGCCAGGACCGTCTGGCACCGGTTCTTCTTCTCCTTTCGCCGGCTAACCGGTGGGGCGAGGAACTCTTGAAGTCTCAGGCGGTGCTCGCCGCGGTGAGTAAGCCCCCGAACGAAACCGATCTTTACCTGGCAGCGCTGCTCGCCGAAGCAAACTTTGCAAAGTTTGCTGCTCTGGAGCAGGAGATAACTCGCCTGCAAGATCAGCTCCAGAGCCGGAAGTTGGTGGAGCGCGCTAAGGGCATCCTGATGGAGACGTTAGGCCTCTCGGAACAGGAGGCCTACCGGAAGATGCAGCGGGAGAGCATGGAGCGGCGTACCAGTATGCGGACGATTGCCGAGGCGATCATCACCGCGCAAAAATTTTACCAGAATCGCGGTAAAAAACAGGAGTAA